The DNA region GGGGTCATCGCTCACCCAGAACTCCCAGGGCTGCTGGTTGACTGCTGACGGTGCCGCCATTGCCGCACGCAGTATCTTGATGATATATTTGCTGTCTACTTTGTCGGCGGTGAACTGTCTTGTGCTTGTGCGTGTGAATATCGCGGAGGGTAACTGCTGCTTGATTTTCGTCCATGCTGATTCGAGGTATGGCCGAATCATTCCTATCATATTTTCGGCATTGCTTATCTGCCCGGACGCTTTATCATGCGGCGTTGTGTAGAAATTTTTGTAGTCTGCGCACTCCCTCTGCTTTGAAGCCTCCGTAATCATGTCTGAAATTTCGCGGCTGAATATACCCGTCTTGACATAGTGATGATTGAAGTATGATATTACGCCTGAATGCTTGCCCGACTCAAAACCATCAAGAGCAGTAACCGACAGCATAGCATAGAATACAGCGTAATATGACCTGTTTGCGGATGAGTCTGTGTCGCCGTCCTCAAGCAATGAATTTGCAGCGCGGAGAAACTTTAACGCCTTCTCGTACCTGTACTGCGACAATGCTAAACGGATTCTTTCGTCCATAATGTTATCCCTTCCCTTTCTATGTTCTTGTAGAATGGCAGTTCATATTTATACCTGCTGAAGTGGTTTTCCTCAATGTCGATAACTGACAGCACTGTGTCATATTTCAAGTCAAGCTCCGTAACAGCCCGCGTTAATTTCTTGTCGGTATTCCTGTCAAGCTCCCCGCGTATAACCATCGCAATATCAACATCAGACTCCCACGTGTTATCGCCCCTCGCCACAGACCCGTAAAGTATTATCCTCACAGCGTCATCACCAATCACCGACAATATAGCCCTCACAATGTCGTCAAACATTTCTTTGTCGTCAAGAGTTTTTCTCGCGGGAAAATCCATCGCCTATATCACTCCTTTTGTCGACGGAATCGCCCCGCCTAACTCCGGATTTATTCTCACAGCCTGCGAAATGCTCCGGGCCGCTGACTTGAACGCGCATTCTATTATGTGGTGTGCGTTCCTCCCTGATAGCTGCCTGAAGTGCAGTGTGCAGAGCGAATTTCCCGCGAACGCCTGCCAGAATTCCCCGGCTAATTCCGTGTCGAAAT from Synergistaceae bacterium includes:
- a CDS encoding nucleotidyltransferase domain-containing protein, coding for MDFPARKTLDDKEMFDDIVRAILSVIGDDAVRIILYGSVARGDNTWESDVDIAMVIRGELDRNTDKKLTRAVTELDLKYDTVLSVIDIEENHFSRYKYELPFYKNIEREGITLWTKESV
- a CDS encoding nitroreductase family protein gives rise to the protein MDERIRLALSQYRYEKALKFLRAANSLLEDGDTDSSANRSYYAVFYAMLSVTALDGFESGKHSGVISYFNHHYVKTGIFSREISDMITEASKQRECADYKNFYTTPHDKASGQISNAENMIGMIRPYLESAWTKIKQQLPSAIFTRTSTRQFTADKVDSKYIIKILRAAMAAPSAVNQQPWEFWVSDDPEINAKLSQATPYATPAKNAPVVIVPCYRTNDLPAPMMVEIDMAICAENILIEAEYLGLGAVMLGIAPLEAPMKHVAEVLKLPENFRPFMLIPVGYPVSKRPQEDRYEPAKIHTV